In the genome of Solibacillus silvestris, one region contains:
- a CDS encoding MerR family transcriptional regulator, with protein MFHINEFKKISGVTVRTLRYYDKLNLLKPSSKTQGGHRLYSHTELKKLQQIQFLKNIGFQLSEIKNMLESEEWDWSKSLMKQLSYVMSEKERLSEIELSLRELINGIAVDGEEFRIKKIMSLYTRDSKRVLTDNQDEFNIENTEVLKRLPNMASSDPDSLEWIALIGQLKKYMHLGYRNSRVQNIIKRMNEKKDEDFNEEGAFLDKLWAIRMSPEKSEEYNLYPIDQEVLNFLEKAYEYYINME; from the coding sequence TTGTTTCATATTAACGAATTTAAGAAGATCAGCGGTGTAACGGTTAGAACTTTAAGATATTATGACAAATTAAATCTGTTAAAACCTTCGTCAAAAACACAAGGAGGCCATAGGTTATACTCACATACTGAATTAAAGAAATTACAACAAATACAATTTTTAAAAAACATAGGATTTCAATTAAGTGAGATTAAAAATATGCTAGAGTCGGAAGAATGGGATTGGTCTAAGAGTCTGATGAAACAACTTTCTTATGTAATGAGTGAAAAGGAGCGTCTCTCAGAGATAGAACTTAGTTTAAGAGAACTAATAAATGGTATAGCAGTTGATGGTGAAGAATTTAGGATAAAAAAAATCATGAGTTTATATACGAGGGATTCTAAGCGTGTTTTAACGGATAACCAAGATGAATTTAATATAGAAAACACAGAAGTGCTGAAAAGGCTTCCTAATATGGCAAGCAGTGACCCTGATTCTTTGGAATGGATTGCTCTAATAGGTCAATTAAAAAAGTATATGCACCTTGGTTATCGCAATTCACGTGTACAAAATATTATTAAAAGAATGAATGAAAAAAAAGATGAAGATTTCAATGAAGAGGGTGCATTTTTAGATAAACTTTGGGCTATTAGAATGTCACCAGAAAAATCAGAGGAATACAACCTTTATCCTATTGATCAAGAAGTGCTTAACTTTTTGGAAAAAGCTTATGAATATTATATCAATATGGAGTAA
- a CDS encoding phospholipase produces the protein MKKVPKKWDRWSRRNKVISVLILLLILLYIVVMLWHTYKPLPEGISYEGDLHRTDNIEMLTDLTYAQDQEGTNRKHENHIFEEVYTLIDEAEQFVVVDFFLMDGFFDEKEDFPPIADTLSDKLAEKKKNNPNMPVVFITDPLNKGYGSYETKWFKKMREAEVEIIYTDLEPLRDSTPLYSGLYRLFFQWFDNNGKGWIANAMSSKAPKMNASSYLELLNVKANHRKAAVSEKEAIITSSNPHDASGFHGNLALKVTGPIINDILKAEEAVSLMSDGPKLPRADIPEEGDGQYGVQYLTEKKILDALLEDLEATKEGDKIWIGMFFIAQRDIVNSLTDAVNRGVEVNMILDPNENSFGQEKSGLPNRPVVNELLEDTNEKINIRWYNTVVGQYHTKVIWIQTAEQTIISSGSSNYTERTLENYNLENNVRILAPNDSALVLDMERYFERLWKNEDALYTLDVEEFQDNLSWWQRWIYTAQKVAKVTTY, from the coding sequence ATGAAAAAAGTTCCGAAGAAATGGGATAGGTGGAGTCGCAGAAATAAAGTGATAAGCGTTCTTATACTTCTTTTGATTTTGCTATATATAGTAGTAATGTTATGGCATACATATAAACCGTTGCCGGAAGGTATTTCCTATGAAGGAGACTTGCATAGAACAGATAATATTGAAATGCTGACGGATCTAACTTATGCGCAAGACCAGGAAGGGACCAATCGGAAACATGAGAATCATATATTTGAGGAAGTTTATACATTGATTGATGAAGCCGAGCAGTTTGTGGTGGTGGATTTCTTTTTGATGGACGGCTTTTTTGATGAAAAAGAAGATTTCCCGCCAATTGCGGATACCCTCTCTGACAAGCTTGCCGAGAAAAAGAAAAACAATCCTAATATGCCGGTTGTTTTCATTACCGATCCGCTAAATAAGGGCTATGGCTCCTATGAAACGAAGTGGTTCAAGAAGATGCGTGAAGCCGAGGTAGAAATTATTTACACAGATTTAGAACCGTTGCGGGATTCCACGCCACTTTATTCAGGCTTATACCGATTATTTTTTCAATGGTTCGACAACAACGGCAAGGGATGGATTGCTAACGCCATGTCTAGCAAAGCACCAAAAATGAACGCATCTTCCTATTTGGAACTGCTCAACGTGAAAGCCAACCACCGTAAAGCGGCCGTTTCGGAAAAGGAAGCGATTATCACATCTTCAAACCCGCATGATGCAAGTGGCTTCCACGGAAATCTTGCTTTGAAAGTAACGGGGCCCATCATAAACGATATTTTGAAGGCAGAAGAAGCGGTCTCGCTCATGTCGGATGGTCCAAAATTGCCGAGGGCTGATATTCCCGAGGAAGGTGACGGTCAGTATGGTGTACAATATTTGACCGAGAAGAAAATATTGGACGCCTTGCTTGAAGACCTAGAAGCAACAAAAGAAGGAGATAAAATTTGGATTGGCATGTTCTTTATTGCCCAGCGCGACATTGTCAACTCGTTAACAGATGCAGTAAACCGAGGTGTAGAGGTGAATATGATTCTAGACCCAAATGAAAACTCATTCGGCCAGGAAAAGTCAGGTCTGCCGAATCGACCGGTTGTGAACGAACTGCTTGAGGATACAAATGAAAAAATCAACATTCGCTGGTACAACACCGTAGTCGGCCAATACCATACAAAAGTCATCTGGATTCAAACAGCGGAACAAACAATCATTTCAAGCGGTTCTTCCAACTATACGGAAAGAACATTGGAGAATTACAACCTGGAAAATAACGTACGTATCCTCGCTCCAAATGATAGCGCTCTCGTTTTGGATATGGAACGATATTTTGAGCGACTTTGGAAAAATGAAGATGCCCTTTACACTCTTGATGTGGAAGAATTTCAGGATAACCTCTCCTGGTGGCAGCGCTGGATTTACACGGCTCAAAAAGTAGCCAAAGTAACCACTTATTAA
- a CDS encoding AraC family transcriptional regulator, protein MEYRIENLDFDLKIIGKGKVVKTNRAFKTIPTLWSGSKKDGFMQQLIELSWEEPKCTLESLLGVCGKEAAIMDDEFTYFMGVRYDGEVPNDMETFFITHSTWAVFPGIGNAWKRLYTEWVPNSGYELADIPCIECYYPPKHKPRNELWVPIIPK, encoded by the coding sequence ATGGAATATCGTATTGAGAATCTTGATTTTGATTTGAAAATTATAGGAAAAGGTAAAGTTGTCAAAACAAACAGAGCCTTTAAAACAATACCCACCCTTTGGAGTGGCTCTAAAAAAGATGGATTTATGCAACAATTAATTGAACTATCTTGGGAAGAACCCAAATGCACACTTGAAAGCTTATTGGGCGTTTGCGGAAAAGAGGCAGCTATAATGGACGATGAATTTACGTACTTTATGGGTGTCCGATATGATGGAGAGGTCCCAAATGATATGGAAACGTTCTTTATTACGCACAGTACGTGGGCTGTATTTCCAGGTATAGGGAACGCTTGGAAGCGATTATACACCGAATGGGTTCCGAATTCTGGATATGAACTTGCAGATATACCTTGTATCGAATGTTATTATCCACCAAAGCACAAACCTAGAAACGAACTTTGGGTTCCTATAATTCCTAAATAA
- a CDS encoding sporulation protein Spo0E, with product MKNIFEKVNIRKNVETLRTAMIKSGMENGLNHPITIKLSQNLDKLLNEYSLTFSN from the coding sequence ATGAAAAATATTTTTGAAAAAGTAAATATCCGCAAAAATGTCGAAACACTTAGAACTGCAATGATAAAGTCTGGTATGGAAAATGGGCTAAATCATCCTATTACAATAAAATTAAGTCAAAACTTAGATAAGTTACTGAATGAATATAGTTTAACTTTCAGCAATTAA
- a CDS encoding peptidase M20 — translation MTNIFDILEQHFDEMVAIRRYLHENPELSHEEVETPKYIAAYHRALGHEVREGVGGRGVVATLRGGQPGKTVALRADFDALAIQEQNDVPYKSKVDGRMHACGHDGHTASLLVLAKALNKIQDEIQGNVVFIHQFGEEIAPGGAIAMIEDGCLDGVDVIFGQHLWAPVEHGKIAVCEGPLMAAADGFYITIKGKGGHGAKPQETKDSIYIGSQFVVNAQQLLGRRISPVKPAVISVCHFEALNPFNVIADSVKIKGTARVFDEETRELIERELEDVLKAACLVMKADYEYDYVRGYSAVINDRETTRFFIEQARQTPGVEEVVICEPEMGGEDFAYYLEKVPGTFYFTGARDPEKEEAYPHHHPKFDIDERALLVAANTLAKATLEYLKQHAVSSVI, via the coding sequence ATGACGAACATTTTTGACATACTGGAACAGCATTTTGATGAAATGGTAGCGATTCGTCGTTACTTGCACGAAAACCCGGAGCTTTCACATGAAGAGGTAGAGACGCCAAAATATATTGCGGCATACCATCGTGCCCTTGGACATGAAGTGCGTGAAGGGGTAGGCGGTCGTGGTGTAGTGGCAACATTACGTGGGGGTCAACCTGGTAAGACGGTGGCATTACGTGCAGATTTTGACGCACTGGCAATTCAGGAGCAAAATGATGTTCCTTATAAATCGAAGGTAGATGGCCGAATGCATGCATGCGGTCATGACGGGCATACGGCGTCACTCCTTGTATTGGCAAAGGCACTGAACAAAATCCAGGACGAGATTCAGGGGAATGTCGTGTTCATCCATCAATTCGGTGAAGAAATTGCGCCAGGTGGAGCGATTGCGATGATTGAAGATGGCTGCTTGGACGGAGTAGATGTCATTTTTGGCCAGCATTTATGGGCACCGGTAGAGCATGGGAAAATTGCTGTTTGTGAAGGTCCGTTAATGGCTGCAGCTGATGGATTTTACATTACGATTAAAGGTAAGGGCGGACACGGGGCAAAACCACAGGAAACGAAAGACTCGATTTACATCGGCTCACAATTTGTCGTAAATGCCCAACAGCTTTTAGGCAGACGTATTAGTCCTGTGAAACCGGCAGTTATTTCGGTTTGTCACTTTGAAGCGTTAAACCCATTTAACGTCATTGCCGATTCCGTAAAAATCAAAGGAACGGCACGTGTATTTGATGAAGAAACGCGTGAACTGATTGAACGTGAACTGGAAGATGTCCTGAAGGCGGCATGCTTGGTGATGAAGGCTGATTACGAATACGATTATGTGCGCGGCTATTCAGCTGTCATTAATGATCGGGAAACAACAAGATTCTTCATCGAGCAGGCAAGACAAACGCCGGGTGTTGAGGAAGTGGTCATTTGCGAACCGGAAATGGGCGGAGAGGACTTTGCCTACTATTTAGAAAAGGTACCGGGAACATTTTATTTCACGGGTGCACGTGATCCTGAGAAAGAAGAAGCGTATCCGCACCACCATCCGAAGTTCGATATCGACGAGCGCGCACTTCTCGTTGCAGCAAACACACTTGCCAAGGCGACGTTGGAGTATTTGAAGCAGCATGCTGTGAGTAGTGTTATATAA
- a CDS encoding aminobenzoyl-glutamate transporter: MESKVGKKKLVDRFLDGIERAGNKLPDPVTLFVILAFFVLALSLILSKLGVSAVKPGTDETIEVINLLNREGLIQIVTNMVSNFTGFAPLGIVVVTMIGIGVAENSGLISALMKKTVLSAPKKIILPVILFTGLVGNVAADAAFIILPPIAAMIFMSVGRNPLVGLIATYAAIAGGFSANIIISSLDVLLLGITQTSAQLVDPTYTGLATMNYYFLIVSTFVLVVVATWVTGKFVEPRFGKYGGKIEVAEPLTALENKGLRWAGIVTLAYVILMAILVVPESGLLRNPEDNGFLNSPFMTGIVPIMLFFFLLPGLAYGIVTKKVKSDRDVAEQMFKSIGDLSSFIVLAFVAAQMIAYFGWSNIGPILAIKGAEFLQNMNFTGAPMFIGFIIICAFINLLIASASAKWALLAPIFVPMFMYLNYSPAVTQMAYRVGDSITNPITPMLAYFAILLAFARRYDKNIGIGTLISALLPYSVFFAIMWIILFAIWFLLGLPLGPGDGIYLK, translated from the coding sequence ATGGAAAGTAAAGTTGGTAAGAAAAAATTGGTTGATAGGTTTTTAGACGGAATTGAACGAGCGGGAAATAAACTTCCGGACCCAGTTACGTTATTCGTTATTTTAGCATTTTTTGTTCTTGCCCTATCACTGATTCTATCAAAACTTGGGGTTTCTGCCGTTAAGCCAGGAACTGACGAGACGATCGAAGTGATCAATCTATTGAATCGTGAAGGACTCATTCAAATTGTTACAAACATGGTCAGTAACTTTACTGGATTCGCGCCACTTGGCATCGTAGTTGTGACAATGATCGGTATTGGGGTAGCTGAAAACAGTGGCTTAATATCAGCATTAATGAAAAAGACCGTTTTAAGTGCTCCTAAAAAAATCATCTTGCCTGTTATTTTATTTACAGGTCTTGTCGGGAATGTTGCCGCTGACGCAGCCTTCATTATTTTACCTCCAATTGCCGCCATGATTTTCATGAGTGTTGGACGAAATCCGCTAGTTGGGTTAATTGCTACCTATGCAGCCATTGCCGGAGGATTCAGTGCAAATATTATTATTTCGTCTTTAGACGTATTATTACTGGGCATTACCCAAACATCGGCCCAATTGGTTGATCCTACATATACCGGACTTGCAACAATGAACTACTACTTCCTGATCGTTTCGACATTTGTATTAGTTGTTGTCGCAACTTGGGTAACAGGTAAATTCGTAGAACCTCGCTTTGGTAAGTACGGCGGGAAAATAGAAGTGGCTGAACCACTGACAGCTTTAGAAAATAAAGGGCTTCGCTGGGCAGGGATTGTCACATTAGCATACGTCATTTTAATGGCAATTTTAGTTGTACCGGAGTCTGGATTACTAAGAAATCCTGAAGATAACGGCTTTTTAAATTCTCCGTTTATGACGGGCATTGTGCCGATTATGCTGTTCTTCTTCTTATTACCAGGCTTAGCATACGGTATCGTTACGAAAAAAGTAAAATCGGACCGCGATGTAGCGGAACAAATGTTTAAATCAATCGGTGACCTATCTTCATTCATCGTATTGGCATTCGTAGCAGCACAAATGATTGCCTACTTTGGCTGGAGTAACATTGGACCGATCTTGGCCATTAAAGGCGCGGAGTTTTTACAAAATATGAACTTTACCGGCGCACCGATGTTTATCGGCTTTATTATTATTTGTGCTTTCATCAACTTACTGATCGCAAGTGCCTCGGCAAAATGGGCTTTACTGGCGCCAATCTTCGTACCGATGTTCATGTACTTAAACTACTCACCAGCTGTTACACAAATGGCGTACCGTGTAGGGGATTCCATTACGAACCCGATTACACCGATGCTTGCATACTTTGCAATTTTACTGGCATTTGCTAGACGCTACGACAAAAATATCGGAATTGGTACGTTAATCTCAGCGTTATTGCCTTACTCAGTATTCTTCGCGATTATGTGGATTATTTTATTTGCAATCTGGTTCTTGCTTGGCCTGCCATTAGGACCTGGCGATGGCATTTACTTAAAATAA
- a CDS encoding UDP-glucose 6-dehydrogenase, which yields MLQLFFNDDHLISITGDQEILSRVPENYKHFDLIKIRSELVTTEHLVEAFEFALRKTDAGAVHAAAYYAKLKNMYVQKKRALTNN from the coding sequence ATGTTACAATTATTTTTCAACGACGATCATTTAATTTCGATTACAGGGGATCAGGAAATTTTATCGAGAGTACCAGAAAACTATAAGCATTTCGATTTAATTAAAATTAGAAGTGAATTGGTCACTACAGAGCATCTAGTAGAGGCGTTCGAGTTTGCTTTACGTAAAACGGATGCAGGGGCAGTACATGCAGCAGCCTATTACGCTAAATTAAAAAATATGTACGTTCAAAAAAAGCGTGCTCTCACTAATAATTAA
- a CDS encoding polyketide synthase regulator, with the protein MEQNEALLKQLSRENQKAQNHVVNLMESFRAINSTLELDEVLKKIMHSALKIVETAEAGYIQMYDAISDKLIVKTYVGFNENIKFFKVNIGESITGKVFRDGDIRLITSTEEIYNSMANLSEENLEFITKAHQNSPTIKSILSVPVALGTKTMGVMTFHCFDVEDGLSETDLLLLQSFASQAATALYNAQLHTEVQNSLDEVTHLSKKLKETNAMLEKRTEIHTHLTKLSVQNKGLEAIILEMNKLMERKLVYADYLEGNYVPQHIQHIATILDDIFLLFANKTEASYVSTYDSVQIDCYIYPIRSGSVFLGCLIVEGNTPLSQPDQLIIEQGALTLSLEIMKLRSQTEILYKKTYETYHRFLEIRNLQQAELVAQELGIHHDHFLQIALIELDGNADLLSLENDALLLLAHLKEKLRLENSLLFSYNNKITVLSFTRDSAGEGMITNILNNGMNWWNERFTVVARGGISTGQYSPGQAKDYHMKAEKALLHLKKQKEKGLLHYRDIGISTLFLHHPAEEINSFLSETFSVLWNNNETNDELLHTLFTYIQNNRSMATTAKELHIHTNTLYHRIKKVEDLLKIDFNHYEDHLKVLLAVYLYNTFMAD; encoded by the coding sequence ATGGAACAAAATGAGGCGTTGCTCAAACAATTAAGTAGGGAAAATCAAAAAGCCCAAAACCATGTGGTGAATCTAATGGAAAGCTTTCGCGCAATTAATTCGACGCTTGAATTGGATGAAGTACTTAAAAAAATTATGCACTCTGCATTGAAGATTGTCGAAACAGCAGAGGCTGGATATATACAAATGTATGATGCGATCTCGGATAAGCTGATCGTAAAGACATATGTAGGTTTTAATGAAAACATTAAATTCTTTAAAGTAAATATAGGTGAGTCTATTACAGGAAAGGTGTTCAGGGATGGCGATATAAGGTTAATTACCTCAACGGAAGAAATTTATAATAGCATGGCAAATTTAAGTGAGGAGAATCTTGAGTTTATTACGAAGGCTCACCAAAATAGCCCTACAATTAAATCCATTTTGTCTGTTCCTGTAGCACTTGGAACAAAAACGATGGGGGTTATGACATTTCACTGTTTTGATGTAGAAGATGGCCTAAGTGAAACAGATTTGCTACTTCTGCAAAGTTTTGCTTCCCAAGCAGCAACGGCGCTATATAATGCACAGCTTCACACGGAAGTTCAAAATAGCCTGGATGAAGTTACCCATTTATCAAAAAAGCTCAAAGAAACGAATGCGATGTTAGAGAAACGTACAGAAATTCATACGCACCTCACGAAGTTATCTGTTCAGAATAAAGGACTGGAAGCAATTATCCTGGAAATGAATAAGTTAATGGAGAGAAAGCTTGTCTATGCGGATTACCTTGAAGGAAATTACGTCCCGCAGCATATTCAACATATCGCTACCATTCTGGATGATATATTCTTGCTCTTTGCTAATAAAACTGAGGCTAGTTATGTATCAACGTACGATTCAGTTCAAATTGATTGCTATATTTATCCGATTCGGTCAGGCTCTGTTTTTTTAGGGTGTCTGATTGTAGAAGGGAACACCCCTCTATCACAACCCGATCAGTTGATTATTGAGCAAGGAGCTCTGACTCTCTCGCTTGAAATTATGAAGCTTAGATCCCAGACTGAAATTTTGTACAAGAAAACCTATGAAACCTACCATCGTTTTTTGGAAATTAGAAATCTCCAGCAGGCTGAGCTTGTTGCGCAGGAGTTAGGAATTCATCATGATCATTTTCTCCAAATTGCTTTAATTGAGCTAGATGGAAATGCGGATTTGCTTTCACTTGAAAATGATGCACTGCTTCTTCTAGCACATCTAAAAGAGAAGTTACGTTTAGAGAACAGTCTTCTGTTTAGCTACAATAATAAAATTACCGTTCTATCCTTTACCCGAGATTCAGCTGGAGAAGGCATGATTACCAACATATTAAATAACGGTATGAATTGGTGGAATGAGCGGTTTACAGTAGTAGCCCGGGGAGGAATAAGCACGGGACAATACTCTCCCGGCCAAGCTAAAGATTATCATATGAAAGCGGAAAAGGCTCTTCTTCATTTGAAAAAACAAAAGGAAAAAGGCCTTCTGCATTACCGGGATATTGGCATTAGTACGCTTTTTTTACATCATCCTGCTGAAGAAATTAACTCATTTCTAAGTGAAACGTTTTCTGTATTGTGGAATAACAATGAAACAAACGATGAACTTCTCCATACGCTTTTCACGTATATACAAAACAACCGTTCCATGGCAACGACGGCAAAGGAACTCCATATTCATACAAATACGCTCTATCACCGTATAAAAAAAGTTGAAGACCTATTAAAAATTGACTTCAACCATTACGAAGATCATCTAAAAGTACTGTTGGCTGTGTATCTTTATAATACCTTTATGGCGGATTGA
- a CDS encoding MFS transporter, whose amino-acid sequence MKNEQVPNKKRHIILSLLFLGWCLSYLDRMAMNVGIVEIAKDFNLSPSVMGVVLSSFFAGYALMQLPGGWLADKFGSRKVIVISIVLWSLFTVFTGMAWSLMSMIIIRFMFGLGEGGYPAASSKAIADVFPKKERTSAQTIMMSSNSLGGVIAPLIATPLLVWIGWQNLFFAIGILGIFVAALLWYYLSPQNMQVELVEEETVQKASFKDVLKIPTSWQLAIMWFGVSTVIWGLISWMPPYLVDVRGLDLMSMGMLTSIPALAGAIGVIVGGQLIKSLLMGKEKYLAIISFIIMIGSLYLLFNAPSVTLVIIYQSICMLFHGPIVAIIFSLPHKLFSKNVIGSTFGMINLGGMIGAFLAPMVMGYLIEVFDGIYASAFMYIIACAVLGIIAAAGLKPNRPASGGRKQEAQNLETI is encoded by the coding sequence ATGAAAAATGAACAAGTTCCTAATAAAAAGAGGCACATAATACTTTCACTGCTATTTTTAGGATGGTGTTTATCCTATCTTGACAGAATGGCAATGAATGTTGGAATTGTGGAAATTGCAAAAGACTTTAATCTTAGTCCGTCTGTAATGGGTGTTGTACTGAGTAGTTTTTTTGCAGGTTATGCATTAATGCAATTACCTGGGGGGTGGCTTGCCGATAAATTCGGTTCCAGAAAGGTCATTGTGATCTCCATTGTTTTATGGTCTTTATTTACCGTTTTTACCGGAATGGCCTGGTCTTTAATGTCGATGATCATTATTCGTTTCATGTTCGGTCTTGGTGAAGGCGGATATCCTGCTGCAAGTTCAAAAGCGATAGCAGATGTCTTTCCAAAGAAAGAACGGACAAGTGCCCAAACGATCATGATGTCATCGAATTCACTTGGAGGTGTGATTGCTCCTTTAATCGCCACCCCGTTACTTGTATGGATCGGCTGGCAAAACCTCTTTTTCGCGATTGGAATTTTAGGTATCTTTGTTGCAGCACTACTCTGGTATTATTTAAGTCCGCAAAATATGCAGGTAGAACTAGTTGAGGAAGAAACAGTCCAAAAAGCATCATTCAAAGATGTGTTAAAAATTCCTACAAGCTGGCAGTTGGCCATTATGTGGTTTGGCGTAAGTACGGTCATTTGGGGGCTTATCTCATGGATGCCGCCATATCTTGTAGATGTTAGAGGCCTTGATTTGATGTCGATGGGGATGCTGACATCCATTCCGGCGCTGGCTGGGGCTATAGGAGTTATCGTCGGCGGGCAGCTGATTAAATCTTTATTAATGGGAAAAGAGAAATACCTTGCGATTATAAGCTTTATCATCATGATCGGATCTCTTTATTTATTATTCAATGCGCCGTCAGTCACTCTCGTTATTATTTACCAATCCATCTGTATGCTTTTCCACGGACCAATTGTAGCGATCATCTTCAGCCTTCCGCATAAATTATTCTCGAAAAACGTGATTGGGTCTACTTTTGGAATGATTAATCTTGGTGGAATGATCGGAGCATTCCTCGCACCAATGGTTATGGGCTATTTAATTGAAGTATTTGATGGAATCTATGCCTCTGCATTTATGTACATCATTGCCTGTGCCGTTTTAGGAATCATCGCTGCAGCCGGTCTAAAACCGAATCGACCTGCTTCGGGCGGAAGAAAGCAGGAAGCTCAAAACTTAGAAACGATTTAA
- a CDS encoding amidohydrolase: MLLDNLMKKLDEKKERIIEIRRYLHEHPELSFQEEQTAKYLQDFYEDVPVDSVETNFGGDRGVVVTIQGAKPGKTIAIRADFDALPIQEETGLPFASKNEGVMHACGHDGHTAYMLVLAQTLAEFKNELKGTIKVIHQPAEEAPPGGAIGMINAGVLDGVDAIIGIHVMSNMKTGHIYYRSGNTQTGRSYFKLVVQGKGGHGSSPHLANDAIIAASSFVMNLQTIVSRRINPFDTASVTIGNLDGKGTFNVIKDSVTIEGDVRTMTPETREIVESEVRAFTEGLEKSFGVTCHLDYLNDYPVLNNHPAVTEHVRQALELAAIPEVEAVLETPPLPPSEDFAYYLEKVPGCFFYVGAMPASGEAYPHHHPKFDINEESLVISAKAMAAVIASYCDGNEN, from the coding sequence ATGTTATTAGACAATTTAATGAAAAAATTAGATGAAAAAAAGGAGCGCATTATTGAAATCCGCCGCTATCTCCATGAACATCCGGAGCTTTCCTTTCAAGAAGAGCAGACAGCCAAGTATCTTCAGGATTTTTATGAAGACGTTCCAGTCGATTCAGTTGAAACAAACTTTGGGGGCGATCGTGGTGTCGTTGTAACGATTCAAGGGGCAAAACCAGGAAAAACAATTGCCATTCGTGCTGATTTCGATGCGTTGCCGATCCAGGAAGAAACCGGTCTGCCTTTCGCTTCAAAAAATGAAGGAGTCATGCATGCATGTGGGCATGACGGTCATACAGCCTATATGCTCGTTTTGGCGCAAACGTTGGCGGAGTTTAAAAATGAATTAAAAGGTACGATTAAAGTAATTCATCAACCCGCAGAAGAAGCTCCCCCAGGTGGCGCAATCGGTATGATTAATGCTGGTGTTCTTGATGGCGTTGATGCCATCATCGGAATCCATGTTATGAGCAACATGAAGACAGGTCATATTTATTATAGAAGCGGCAACACGCAAACAGGCAGATCCTATTTTAAACTCGTCGTTCAAGGTAAAGGTGGACATGGTTCCTCGCCACATCTGGCAAATGATGCAATTATTGCCGCAAGTTCATTCGTCATGAATCTGCAAACCATCGTCAGCCGCCGCATTAACCCATTTGATACAGCGTCCGTTACGATCGGTAATTTGGATGGGAAAGGTACCTTTAACGTGATAAAGGATTCCGTGACAATCGAAGGCGATGTTCGTACTATGACCCCTGAAACCCGGGAAATAGTAGAATCTGAAGTTCGTGCCTTTACAGAAGGATTGGAAAAATCATTTGGCGTCACATGTCATCTAGATTACCTCAACGACTACCCTGTTCTGAATAATCATCCTGCTGTAACGGAACATGTACGTCAGGCTTTGGAGCTGGCAGCCATTCCTGAAGTGGAAGCCGTTTTAGAAACACCGCCACTGCCGCCTTCAGAGGATTTTGCCTATTATCTTGAAAAAGTACCGGGCTGTTTCTTCTATGTCGGTGCGATGCCAGCGTCAGGTGAAGCATATCCGCATCATCATCCTAAATTTGATATTAATGAAGAAAGCCTCGTTATAAGCGCCAAAGCAATGGCTGCTGTTATCGCTTCTTACTGTGACGGAAACGAAAATTAG